The Sorangiineae bacterium MSr11367 genome window below encodes:
- a CDS encoding LacI family transcriptional regulator, whose translation MIGIKDVARRAGVSVGTVSNVVNRPHVVSLATRTKVLSVIEELGYIRDESARQLRAGKSRIMAVLVLDLGNPFFVDISRGAEQAAHEQGLQVITCNSRQRQDAEATYLAMLAEQRVRGVLVSPVDSSSESLDRFRRSGIPCVFVDRRVPTTEACSVSVDDVEGGALAARHLVETGHTRIAFVNGPAILTQCREREEGLRRVLSEAPGPERQLTVLEGTTLDVASGRDAGARLLGLSPRPTAVACANDLLALGVLQVMVGAGVRVPSEMAIVGYDDIEFAAAAAVPLTSVRQPAVRLGRTAAEMLIAETADDRFVGETDTHQHRTVVFAPELVVRESSRVQR comes from the coding sequence ATGATCGGGATTAAGGACGTGGCGCGCCGTGCCGGGGTATCGGTCGGCACCGTCTCCAATGTGGTAAATCGCCCGCACGTCGTCTCACTGGCGACTCGCACGAAGGTGCTCTCGGTCATCGAAGAGCTCGGATACATCCGCGACGAATCGGCGCGGCAGCTGCGGGCAGGCAAAAGCCGCATCATGGCCGTCTTGGTGCTCGATTTGGGCAACCCGTTCTTCGTCGACATCTCGCGAGGGGCCGAACAGGCGGCGCATGAGCAAGGACTACAGGTCATCACCTGCAACAGCCGCCAGCGGCAGGACGCCGAGGCGACCTACCTGGCCATGCTCGCCGAACAGCGGGTGCGCGGGGTGCTCGTCTCGCCGGTCGACAGCTCCAGCGAGAGCCTCGACCGCTTTCGCCGCAGCGGCATTCCCTGCGTCTTCGTCGATCGACGCGTGCCCACCACGGAGGCATGTTCCGTCTCGGTCGACGACGTGGAGGGCGGCGCACTGGCTGCACGGCACCTGGTGGAAACGGGCCACACGCGCATCGCCTTCGTGAACGGCCCCGCCATCCTCACGCAGTGCCGCGAGCGCGAAGAAGGCCTGCGACGCGTGCTTTCCGAGGCGCCGGGGCCGGAGCGGCAACTCACCGTTCTCGAAGGTACGACGCTCGACGTGGCCTCGGGCCGCGATGCCGGGGCGCGCCTGCTCGGACTCAGCCCACGCCCCACCGCCGTCGCGTGCGCGAACGACCTTCTCGCGCTGGGGGTGCTCCAGGTCATGGTCGGCGCCGGGGTGCGCGTCCCCTCGGAAATGGCCATCGTTGGCTACGACGACATCGAGTTTGCCGCCGCCGCCGCCGTCCCCCTCACCTCCGTGCGGCAGCCCGCCGTGCGCCTCGGTCGCACCGCGGCGGAGATGCTCATCGCCGAAACCGCCGACGATCGCTTCGTGGGCGAGACCGACACCCACCAACATCGTACCGTGGTCTTCGCCCCCGAGCTCGTCGTCCGCGAATCGAGCCGCGTGCAACGCTAG
- a CDS encoding LysR family transcriptional regulator, with the protein MKFEWLRSFVVLAERLHFGAAAQLLNLSQPALSNQIRQLEEELGAPLFDRGRHGAQLTDVGRVFLEEARALLQHADRVVETGRRAARGETGQLVVGFGFATIGLVPRLVSKFRKRRPEARIDLHEMASHDQIDALRAGRMHVGFIRMPISKEFRHLPVLEDRLMLVVPAVGPKRERPRAANLADYARAPFIMPRRSLSVNLHDHIFRMCSQYGFHPRVVQVANEDRTIPALVAAGLGVALIPESQLRPRIEGITVHPLDDETARWRVGAAWRQNQGRSPLTMEFLEILKSELSLKPS; encoded by the coding sequence ATGAAATTCGAGTGGCTGCGTTCCTTCGTCGTCCTGGCCGAACGCCTCCATTTCGGGGCCGCCGCGCAGCTCTTGAATCTAAGCCAGCCTGCCCTGAGCAATCAGATACGCCAGTTGGAGGAGGAACTCGGCGCACCACTCTTCGACCGCGGGCGCCATGGCGCGCAGCTCACCGACGTGGGAAGGGTCTTCCTCGAAGAGGCGCGCGCGTTGCTCCAGCATGCCGATCGCGTCGTGGAGACGGGGCGGCGTGCAGCCCGCGGCGAGACGGGCCAGTTGGTCGTTGGATTCGGGTTTGCCACCATCGGCCTCGTGCCGCGCCTCGTTTCGAAGTTCCGAAAGCGCCGCCCCGAGGCGCGAATCGATCTTCACGAAATGGCGAGCCACGACCAGATCGATGCCCTCCGCGCCGGACGCATGCATGTCGGCTTCATCCGCATGCCCATCTCCAAGGAATTTCGACACCTCCCCGTCCTGGAAGATCGGCTCATGCTCGTCGTACCGGCGGTCGGCCCCAAGCGTGAGCGACCTCGAGCGGCCAACCTGGCGGACTACGCCCGCGCCCCCTTCATCATGCCAAGGCGAAGCCTATCGGTGAATCTTCACGACCATATCTTTCGCATGTGCAGCCAATACGGATTTCATCCGCGGGTCGTCCAAGTGGCCAACGAAGATCGCACCATTCCGGCATTGGTGGCCGCCGGGCTGGGCGTTGCGCTCATTCCCGAATCGCAGTTGAGGCCGCGGATAGAAGGCATCACCGTACATCCGCTCGATGACGAGACGGCACGCTGGCGGGTTGGGGCGGCATGGCGGCAAAACCAGGGGAGGAGTCCGCTCACCATGGAGTTTCTGGAAATCCTAAAAAGCGAGTTGAGCTTGAAGCCCAGCTGA
- a CDS encoding TetR/AcrR family transcriptional regulator C-terminal domain-containing protein, whose translation MPRLTKARILSEALALLDEVGSEALTMRRLADQLDVQAGALYWHYPNKQSLVTAMAEEMLADTALHGAGEPEKWRARVVEALMALRRALLAHRDGGRVFAGTFVPEPNTLALGEVLLGALRDAGLGKKEAAWSCSSLVDFVIGFVVEEQAAQGIEPDLLTSQLDREKYPNVAAVKGPFTSQDFDARMKFGVNLLLDGIERGLESRSASSGSRTRRA comes from the coding sequence ATGCCGCGTCTCACGAAGGCACGAATTCTCAGCGAGGCCCTCGCGCTTTTGGACGAGGTCGGCTCGGAGGCCTTGACGATGCGGCGGCTCGCCGACCAACTCGACGTGCAGGCCGGTGCGCTCTATTGGCACTATCCGAACAAACAGAGCCTCGTGACCGCGATGGCCGAAGAGATGCTCGCCGACACAGCGCTGCACGGCGCGGGCGAGCCCGAGAAATGGCGCGCGCGCGTCGTCGAGGCATTGATGGCGCTCCGGCGTGCCCTGCTCGCGCACCGCGATGGCGGACGCGTGTTCGCGGGAACGTTCGTCCCGGAACCGAACACGCTCGCCTTGGGCGAGGTGCTTCTCGGAGCCCTGCGCGACGCGGGGCTCGGAAAGAAAGAGGCGGCATGGTCATGCTCGAGCCTGGTCGACTTCGTCATCGGTTTCGTGGTGGAGGAGCAGGCCGCGCAGGGCATCGAGCCCGACCTGCTGACGAGCCAGCTCGATCGCGAGAAGTACCCGAACGTCGCGGCGGTGAAGGGGCCGTTCACGAGCCAGGACTTCGACGCGCGTATGAAGTTCGGCGTGAATCTCCTGCTCGATGGCATCGAGCGGGGGCTCGAATCGCGCAGTGCGTCGTCGGGGAGCCGCACCCGCCGCGCTTGA
- a CDS encoding YciI family protein produces the protein MRYLCIYKPRKDDELCADPTEAEMIAMGKLIDEMTRAGVLLATEGCAPSAEGARVKRVGGETIVTDGPFAEAKELIAGFCLIQVQTKAEAVEWGRRFLEVVGEGESEIRRLYEPADGGGCRAIPPEAS, from the coding sequence ATGCGATACCTGTGCATCTACAAGCCGCGCAAGGACGACGAGCTTTGCGCCGACCCCACCGAGGCCGAGATGATCGCGATGGGAAAGCTCATCGACGAGATGACCCGGGCGGGTGTGCTGCTTGCGACCGAGGGATGCGCGCCCAGTGCGGAGGGCGCGCGTGTGAAGCGCGTCGGCGGTGAGACCATCGTCACCGACGGGCCGTTCGCCGAGGCGAAAGAGCTCATTGCCGGTTTCTGCCTCATTCAAGTGCAGACCAAGGCCGAGGCCGTCGAATGGGGGCGCCGCTTCCTGGAAGTCGTCGGCGAGGGCGAGAGCGAGATTCGCCGGCTGTACGAGCCCGCCGATGGCGGCGGCTGTCGTGCCATCCCGCCCGAGGCGAGCTAG
- a CDS encoding FAD-dependent monooxygenase translates to MIDVVIAGAGPVGCFLARELRLAGAQVVVLEAEEARSPHSKALTMNTRSLELLAMRGLAERFTREGVLLPTAHYAALDTRLALAALDTKVPHTLVLAQRRTEELLEAAARELGVEFRFGHATLALRHDEAGVAVHVRSAAGDHTLRARYVVGCDGARSTVRTAAGIAFPGTDTTMTAFQGDVRLAQPPTMPSIVNERGGMMMVRQADGSCRIVIVDPARMHVSKDCPPTEEELREAMLRIAGTDFGLTETLWLSRFGNATRQASSYRKGRVFLAGDAAHIHFPAGGQGMNVGLQDASNLGWKLGAVLRGAAPEALLDSYHDERHPVGMDVLENTRAQEALTGFTPPIFALRATVADLLRTPEANRRLAEKVTGLAVDYGRDTARPWIGRRLPDLPTADGSSAFQHMHAGHFLLLDDLGGAQLVEPWMDRVTIARAKVVGVRPGLEDASAILVRPDGHVAAVLTH, encoded by the coding sequence ATGATCGACGTGGTGATCGCGGGCGCCGGCCCGGTGGGATGTTTCCTCGCGCGGGAGCTCCGGCTCGCCGGCGCCCAAGTGGTCGTTCTGGAAGCCGAGGAGGCGCGCTCGCCGCACTCGAAGGCGCTCACGATGAACACGCGCTCTTTGGAGCTGCTCGCGATGCGAGGCCTGGCCGAGCGTTTCACCCGCGAGGGCGTGCTGCTGCCCACGGCGCACTATGCCGCACTGGACACGCGCCTCGCGCTGGCCGCGCTCGACACCAAGGTTCCGCACACGCTGGTCCTCGCCCAGCGGCGCACCGAGGAGCTGCTCGAAGCGGCGGCGCGGGAGCTCGGGGTCGAATTCCGCTTTGGGCACGCGACGTTGGCGCTCCGGCACGACGAGGCCGGTGTCGCGGTGCACGTGCGCAGCGCCGCGGGGGATCACACGCTGCGGGCGCGCTACGTCGTGGGGTGTGACGGCGCACGCAGTACCGTGCGCACCGCGGCGGGCATCGCCTTCCCCGGAACGGACACCACGATGACCGCCTTCCAGGGCGATGTGCGATTGGCGCAGCCGCCGACCATGCCATCGATCGTGAACGAGCGCGGCGGCATGATGATGGTGCGCCAGGCCGACGGCTCCTGCCGCATCGTGATCGTCGATCCGGCGCGCATGCACGTCTCCAAGGACTGCCCGCCCACCGAAGAAGAGCTGCGCGAGGCCATGCTCCGCATCGCCGGCACCGACTTCGGCCTCACGGAGACACTCTGGCTATCGCGCTTCGGCAACGCCACGCGGCAAGCCTCGTCGTACCGAAAGGGCCGCGTTTTCCTGGCGGGCGATGCGGCGCACATCCATTTTCCCGCGGGGGGCCAAGGCATGAACGTGGGCCTCCAAGACGCGAGCAACCTGGGTTGGAAGCTCGGCGCAGTCCTCCGCGGCGCCGCGCCCGAGGCGTTGCTCGACAGCTACCACGACGAGCGTCACCCCGTCGGCATGGACGTGCTGGAGAACACGCGAGCCCAAGAGGCCCTCACCGGGTTCACCCCGCCGATCTTCGCGCTCCGCGCCACCGTGGCCGATCTCCTCCGCACCCCGGAGGCGAACCGCCGCCTCGCCGAGAAGGTCACGGGCCTCGCCGTCGACTATGGCCGCGACACCGCACGCCCCTGGATCGGGCGCCGCTTGCCCGACCTTCCCACCGCCGACGGCTCGAGCGCGTTCCAACACATGCACGCGGGCCACTTCCTGCTCCTCGACGATCTCGGCGGGGCGCAGCTCGTGGAGCCCTGGATGGATCGCGTCACCATCGCGCGTGCCAAGGTGGTGGGCGTGCGGCCCGGGTTGGAGGATGCGAGCGCCATCCTGGTCCGCCCCGACGGCCACGTCGCGGCTGTTCTAACGCACTGA
- the rhaI gene encoding L-rhamnose isomerase has product MSAAVKAKLRTQQIETPSWAYGNSGTRFKVFAQAGVPRTVEEKLDDAAQVHAFTGIAPRVALHIPWDKVDDYGKLARYAQSRGVAIGAINANLFQDDDYKLGSVTNPDPGVRKKALAHLLECVDIMDQTGSRDLKLWFPDGTNYPGQDDTRTRQERLSEALMRVYDRLGKEQRMLLEYKLFEPAFYTMDVPDWGTAYAHCLQLGERAQVCVDTGHHAPGTNIEFIVAFLLRVKKLGAFDFNSRFYADDDLIVGAADPFQLFRIMYEVVRGGGFERDAGVAFMLDQCHNIEAKIPGQIRSVCNVQEATAKALLVDREALVDAQRGGDVLRANEAFMDAFNTDVRPMLADLRQEMGIDPNPMEAYRRSGYQERIVKGRASGKQAGWAA; this is encoded by the coding sequence ATGAGCGCGGCGGTCAAAGCAAAGTTACGCACGCAACAGATCGAGACCCCGTCGTGGGCCTACGGAAACTCAGGCACGCGCTTCAAGGTGTTTGCGCAAGCGGGCGTGCCGCGTACCGTCGAGGAGAAGCTGGACGACGCGGCGCAGGTTCATGCGTTCACCGGCATCGCGCCACGCGTGGCGCTGCACATCCCTTGGGACAAGGTCGACGATTACGGGAAGCTCGCGCGCTATGCGCAGTCCCGCGGCGTGGCCATTGGCGCGATCAACGCCAACTTGTTCCAGGACGACGACTACAAACTGGGCAGCGTGACCAATCCCGATCCGGGGGTGCGCAAGAAGGCCCTCGCGCACTTGCTCGAGTGTGTCGACATCATGGACCAAACCGGTTCGCGGGATCTCAAACTGTGGTTTCCCGACGGCACGAACTATCCCGGCCAGGACGACACCCGAACGCGGCAGGAGCGTCTGTCCGAGGCGCTGATGCGCGTCTACGACCGGCTGGGAAAGGAGCAGCGCATGCTGCTCGAGTACAAACTGTTCGAGCCGGCCTTCTACACGATGGATGTGCCCGATTGGGGCACGGCCTACGCGCATTGCTTGCAACTCGGCGAGCGGGCCCAGGTGTGCGTCGACACCGGCCATCATGCACCGGGCACGAACATCGAATTCATCGTAGCCTTCCTCCTCCGAGTGAAGAAGCTGGGCGCGTTCGACTTCAACTCACGCTTCTATGCCGATGACGATTTGATCGTCGGTGCGGCCGACCCCTTTCAATTGTTCCGCATCATGTACGAGGTGGTTCGCGGCGGCGGCTTCGAGCGCGATGCCGGCGTCGCCTTCATGCTCGACCAGTGCCACAACATCGAGGCGAAGATCCCCGGGCAAATTCGCTCGGTGTGCAACGTTCAGGAGGCCACGGCCAAGGCGCTGCTGGTCGATCGTGAGGCGCTGGTGGACGCGCAACGCGGCGGCGATGTTCTGCGCGCCAACGAAGCCTTCATGGATGCCTTCAACACCGACGTGAGGCCCATGCTGGCCGACCTGCGCCAGGAAATGGGAATCGATCCCAATCCGATGGAGGCTTACCGCCGGTCCGGCTACCAAGAGCGCATCGTGAAAGGGCGCGCCTCGGGCAAGCAGGCAGGGTGGGCGGCCTGA
- a CDS encoding SRPBCC family protein has protein sequence MFRKIAAGVAAVIVLFVIVVASRPSKFHVERSIDIAAPPQFAFEKVNDFHAWVDWSPYEKLDPKMQRTFEGPRAGTGAVYAWSSEAGAGAGRMTLQKSESPSLVTIELVFLKPMQATDVATFTFAPTATGTKATWALDGDMNFVSKAFGLFMDMDKMIGGDFERGLVSLKAIAESSAKSRVEASN, from the coding sequence ATGTTCCGTAAGATTGCTGCGGGCGTTGCCGCCGTCATCGTGTTGTTCGTCATCGTCGTGGCCTCGCGCCCGTCGAAGTTCCACGTCGAGCGATCCATCGATATTGCCGCACCGCCGCAGTTCGCGTTCGAGAAGGTCAACGACTTTCATGCTTGGGTCGACTGGTCGCCCTACGAGAAACTGGATCCGAAGATGCAGCGGACCTTCGAGGGGCCGCGCGCCGGCACGGGCGCCGTGTACGCATGGTCGAGCGAAGCCGGGGCCGGCGCCGGCCGCATGACCCTTCAAAAGAGCGAGTCGCCGTCGCTCGTCACCATCGAGCTGGTGTTCCTCAAGCCGATGCAGGCCACCGACGTGGCGACCTTCACCTTCGCCCCGACGGCCACCGGCACCAAGGCCACGTGGGCCCTCGACGGCGACATGAACTTCGTCTCCAAGGCGTTCGGGCTGTTCATGGACATGGACAAGATGATCGGTGGCGATTTCGAGCGCGGCCTCGTTTCGCTGAAGGCCATCGCCGAGAGCTCGGCAAAGTCCCGGGTCGAGGCCTCCAACTGA
- a CDS encoding SDR family oxidoreductase, whose protein sequence is MKNVILITGASSGMGALTARELARAGHTVYASMRDIKGRNAAAAEAVKTFAEQTNTDMRALEMDIASQPSIDAAVRRIVSAHGGLDVLVHNAGHMVFGPAEAFTAEQYAQLFDTNVLGTQRVNRAVLPVMRARGQGLLVWVSSSSVRGGTPPYLAPYFAAKAAMDSLAVSYAGELARWGIETAIIVPGAFTAGTNHFRNAGAPDDAARAAEYHNGPYAGFGDELLKGLASTEPPDSDVTEVARAIADVVGRPHGKRPFRTHVDPASDGSQVVSDVNDRIRAEFLRRIGQAGLLQVKV, encoded by the coding sequence ATGAAGAACGTCATCCTCATCACCGGAGCATCCAGCGGCATGGGCGCCCTCACGGCGCGCGAACTCGCCCGGGCGGGCCACACGGTTTACGCAAGCATGCGCGACATCAAGGGCCGCAATGCGGCCGCGGCGGAAGCCGTGAAGACCTTCGCCGAGCAGACGAACACGGACATGCGAGCCCTCGAGATGGACATCGCGTCGCAGCCGTCGATTGACGCAGCCGTGCGGCGCATCGTGAGCGCGCATGGCGGGCTGGACGTGCTCGTTCACAATGCGGGGCACATGGTCTTCGGTCCGGCCGAGGCCTTCACGGCCGAGCAATACGCGCAGCTGTTCGACACCAACGTCTTGGGCACGCAGCGGGTGAACCGCGCGGTTTTGCCGGTCATGCGAGCACGTGGCCAAGGGCTTCTCGTCTGGGTTTCGAGCTCCTCCGTCCGCGGTGGCACGCCCCCGTACCTCGCGCCGTACTTCGCCGCCAAGGCCGCGATGGATTCGCTCGCGGTGAGTTACGCAGGAGAGCTCGCGCGCTGGGGCATCGAGACAGCCATCATCGTGCCGGGTGCATTTACCGCCGGGACCAACCACTTCCGCAACGCCGGCGCGCCCGACGACGCTGCGCGCGCCGCCGAGTACCACAACGGGCCGTACGCGGGGTTCGGAGACGAGCTTCTCAAGGGCCTCGCCTCGACAGAGCCCCCCGACTCCGATGTGACCGAAGTAGCCCGCGCCATTGCCGACGTGGTGGGCCGCCCGCACGGCAAGCGCCCTTTCCGCACCCACGTCGATCCGGCCAGCGACGGTTCGCAGGTGGTCAGCGACGTGAACGACCGCATCCGCGCCGAGTTCTTGCGCCGCATCGGCCAAGCCGGCCTGCTGCAAGTGAAAGTGTAG